The segment TGCTGCGCCGCTTCTATCGCCGCTGCGACGCGATCTTCGCGCCGTCGGAATCGATGGCGCAGCTGCTTCGCGACCAGCGGATGAGCTATGACGTCGGCATCTGGTCGCGCGGCATCGACCGCACGATCTTCAAGCCCGAGCGGCGCTGCGACGACTGGCGCCGGTCGCTGGGGATCGAAACCGACGAGGTGGTGATCGGCTTCGTCGGCCGGCTGGTGATGGAGAAGGGCCTCGACGTGTTCGCCGACACGATCGACCAGCTCGAACGGCGGCAGGTGCGCCACAAGGTGCTGGTGGTCGGCCACGGCCCGGCGCGCGAATGGTTCGAGAAACGCCTGCCCGGCGCGGTCTTCGCGGGCTTCCAGGCCGGCGAGAACCTCGGCCGCGCGGTGGCGTCGATGGACATGCTGTTCAATCCGTCGGTCACCGAGACCTTCGGCAACGTCACGCTGGAGGCGATGGCCGCCGGCCTGCCCGTCGTCGCGGCGCGCGCGACCGGCAGCGAGAGCCTGATCGAGGACGGCGTGACCGGCCGGCTGATCGCCCCCGGCCGCACCCAGGCCTTCGCCGACGCGCTGCAGGCGCTCTGCGTCGATCCGGAGGTGCGGCGGACGATCGGCGAGGCCGGCTTGAAGGCCAGCGAGCGTTACGGCTGGGACCAGGTCAACCAGGAACTGGTCGACGCCTATATGCGCATCATCCGCCAGCACGAGGCGGGGGTCAGGGTCACCCGGCAAAGCCCGGTTCCCTGACCGAAAAGGCAGCCGGTCAGGCCGCTTTCCAGTCGAAGCTCAACGGCGCCTCGCGAAAGGCGAAGCGGTCGAGGTGGCGGGCCACCGCTCCCTTCAGCGCGTCGAGCTGCTCGTCCGAGCTGGCGTCGATGCGCACCTCCAGCGTCCCGTCGGTCGCGTCGAAGGTGGCCAGCCCGTCCCCCGGATGGTCGGCCCCTCGCGCATCGCGCGGGAAGACGACCGTTGCGTGGACCGGGGTGAACTCGACCTCCAGGTTATGCGCCCAATGCTTGCAGAGCTGCTGGAGGTAGCGGCTGGCCGAAGCCGTCGGCACCGATGCGGTGGCGCTGGTCGTCATCGCCGCGCTCACAGCCGCTCGATCTTGCGGGCCGCGTCGTCGAGGATCGCCGCCACCTCATGCGCGAGTTCGCCGCCGCGATCGCGCGACAGCCGGTCGCGCAGCACCATGGCGAGGTTCATCATCGCCCGGCGGACCGGCATCCGGCTTTCGCCGCCGCCCTGCTCCTCGCCCAGCGCGTCGAGCCGCGCGAACAGCGCCTCGATCTTGTCGCCCTGCTCGCCGATCTCGAGCTTGCCGGCGTCGGTGATGCCGAACAGCCGCTTCGAGCCCTCGGCCGCCTGCTCGGCGATCTGGCCCATGTCCTCGAGCATCGTCAGCGTCGGATAGATGACGCCGGGGCTGGGCGCATAGGCGCCGCCGGTCCGCTCCTCGATCGCCTTGATCAGGTCATAGCCGTGGCGCGGCTGGTCGCCGATCAGCGCGAGCAGGATCAGCCGCAGCTCCGTTCCGTCGAACACGCG is part of the Rhizorhabdus wittichii RW1 genome and harbors:
- a CDS encoding glycosyl transferase, group 1 (PFAM: glycosyl transferase, group 1) encodes the protein MDASQLRVALFTGNYNYVRDGANQALNRLVAYLLGQGAAVRVYSPTVEQPAFPPTGDLISIPSLPVPGRAEYRFPLMIPPSVKRDISRFAPNIMHVASPEILGHRAVSLALRRKLPVVASVHTRFETYFRYYGLAFLEPMVEALLRRFYRRCDAIFAPSESMAQLLRDQRMSYDVGIWSRGIDRTIFKPERRCDDWRRSLGIETDEVVIGFVGRLVMEKGLDVFADTIDQLERRQVRHKVLVVGHGPAREWFEKRLPGAVFAGFQAGENLGRAVASMDMLFNPSVTETFGNVTLEAMAAGLPVVAARATGSESLIEDGVTGRLIAPGRTQAFADALQALCVDPEVRRTIGEAGLKASERYGWDQVNQELVDAYMRIIRQHEAGVRVTRQSPVP
- a CDS encoding transcriptional regulator, PadR family (PFAM: transcriptional regulator PadR family protein), whose product is MFGFHKGHREHGRHGGFHGGFRAMRGRHGGGFGGGFFDPFGEGFGGGMGGRRGGGRRRVFDGTELRLILLALIGDQPRHGYDLIKAIEERTGGAYAPSPGVIYPTLTMLEDMGQIAEQAAEGSKRLFGITDAGKLEIGEQGDKIEALFARLDALGEEQGGGESRMPVRRAMMNLAMVLRDRLSRDRGGELAHEVAAILDDAARKIERL